A section of the Acidobacterium capsulatum ATCC 51196 genome encodes:
- a CDS encoding cupredoxin domain-containing protein, whose product MRSLTFTRAAKLVAYVAVVFAGVILLCPGYAVAKMPVIVVHARRFAFVPAQITLRVGQPVRLVFVSDDVTHSITIPGLGIDLPIRRGYPAEIVVTPSRRGDFRGECTHYCGAGHDRMKFVVHVK is encoded by the coding sequence ATGCGGAGCCTGACCTTCACAAGAGCGGCCAAGCTTGTTGCTTACGTCGCGGTGGTATTCGCAGGGGTGATCCTGCTGTGTCCGGGATATGCTGTGGCGAAGATGCCGGTGATTGTTGTCCATGCAAGACGTTTCGCTTTTGTTCCTGCTCAAATCACTCTGCGGGTGGGACAGCCTGTGCGGTTGGTGTTCGTGTCTGACGATGTGACGCATAGCATTACCATTCCTGGCCTGGGAATTGATCTGCCAATCCGGCGCGGTTACCCGGCGGAAATCGTAGTTACTCCCAGTAGAAGGGGAGACTTTCGTGGAGAGTGTACGCATTATTGTGGCGCGGGCCACGACAGGATGAAGTTTGTGGTGCATGTGAAATGA